Proteins encoded in a region of the Pigmentiphaga litoralis genome:
- a CDS encoding SDR family NAD(P)-dependent oxidoreductase, translated as MSFENKIALVTGGSSGIGFGIARHLLDEGAKVVVTGRDIAKLDKAVQALGPNASGLVVDFTKKTDIDALYQTIRRDAGRLDLVVANAGAGTILPLGEITEQQVDQTLGANVKGVIFTVQGALPLMPSGGAIVIIGSTASMNPPAGMSVYGASKAAVRALVRAWIQEIRGSGVRINVVSPGPVRTEGLDNFFPPEQADAAFASLAEQSMVGRIGVPQDIAHTVAFLASDAAAYINGVELFVDGGASQI; from the coding sequence ATGTCATTCGAGAACAAGATTGCGTTGGTTACCGGTGGGTCGTCAGGCATCGGTTTCGGTATTGCGCGGCACCTGCTGGACGAGGGCGCCAAAGTCGTCGTCACGGGGCGCGACATTGCAAAGCTCGACAAAGCGGTACAGGCGCTCGGGCCCAACGCATCCGGACTGGTGGTCGACTTCACCAAAAAGACGGACATCGACGCGCTGTATCAGACGATTCGGCGCGATGCGGGGCGGCTCGATCTGGTGGTTGCAAACGCAGGCGCGGGCACCATTCTCCCGCTAGGGGAGATCACCGAGCAGCAGGTCGACCAGACCCTGGGCGCAAATGTCAAAGGCGTCATCTTCACAGTTCAAGGCGCACTGCCGCTCATGCCTTCCGGCGGCGCCATCGTCATCATCGGATCGACGGCCTCCATGAATCCCCCCGCCGGAATGAGTGTCTACGGCGCGTCCAAGGCCGCGGTGCGCGCCCTGGTCCGCGCGTGGATCCAGGAAATCCGAGGTAGCGGCGTCCGCATCAACGTGGTGAGCCCGGGCCCTGTGCGCACCGAAGGTCTGGACAACTTCTTCCCACCCGAGCAAGCCGACGCTGCATTTGCTTCCTTGGCCGAACAAAGCATGGTGGGTCGGATTGGCGTGCCGCAAGACATCGCACACACGGTCGCCTTCCTGGCTAGCGATGCCGCGGCATATATCAATGGCGTCGAGCTGTTTGTGGACGGTGGCGCATCTCAGATCTGA
- a CDS encoding TetR/AcrR family transcriptional regulator encodes MSRKSPTVKTPVRQRKPAFDREWGVDVAEALFHTRGYDAVGVAELTQAMDIVPPSLYAAYGSKLSLFERALTQYTTRHALPLDDVLAAKGTPPEVLTQLFVTAAQHYTQDPVRRGCMVTEAMRADDSEAAGIATALAAKGSNAIRGYIEQFVQGADAERITDYVLLTLRGISSYACLGYPQAKLVECAKVAGLALTAEFKGSRRPK; translated from the coding sequence ATGAGCCGTAAATCCCCTACCGTGAAGACCCCCGTGCGCCAACGCAAGCCTGCGTTCGATCGCGAGTGGGGCGTCGACGTTGCCGAGGCCTTGTTCCACACGCGCGGCTACGACGCGGTAGGCGTCGCTGAGTTGACGCAGGCGATGGACATCGTGCCGCCCAGCCTTTACGCCGCGTACGGAAGCAAGCTCTCGCTTTTTGAACGCGCCTTGACGCAATACACCACGCGTCACGCGCTGCCGCTCGATGATGTGCTGGCGGCCAAGGGGACACCTCCTGAAGTGCTGACCCAGTTATTCGTAACGGCCGCCCAGCACTACACGCAAGACCCGGTACGGCGCGGTTGCATGGTGACTGAGGCCATGCGGGCCGACGACTCCGAGGCGGCCGGCATTGCCACCGCGTTGGCGGCAAAAGGCAGTAACGCGATCCGGGGTTACATCGAGCAGTTTGTCCAAGGCGCCGATGCGGAACGCATTACCGACTACGTGTTGCTGACGCTGCGCGGGATCTCTTCCTATGCTTGCCTTGGCTACCCGCAAGCCAAGCTGGTCGAGTGCGCCAAGGTGGCAGGGCTGGCCTTGACTGCGGAGTTCAAAGGCAGCCGCCGACCAAAGTAG
- a CDS encoding nuclear transport factor 2 family protein — MTDLPDGLDIVERLAAERAIHRLLSTYTHRLDNGDFDGVAELFQHAEMDVLGNVVAGRDGVRKFVEMGLQVHADNTPRTWHTLANVLVDIAPGGDKATSASYYTVHQQTDGLRLQPICTGKYLDEFERHEGQWRFARRTLTLHLVGDLSHHVKGSNEEVVSRRATA, encoded by the coding sequence ATGACTGACCTACCTGATGGCCTTGATATCGTTGAGCGCCTTGCCGCAGAACGCGCGATTCATCGCCTTCTTTCCACCTATACCCATCGTCTCGATAACGGCGATTTCGACGGCGTGGCCGAGCTGTTTCAGCACGCTGAAATGGATGTTCTTGGCAACGTTGTCGCCGGCCGCGACGGGGTCAGGAAGTTTGTCGAGATGGGTCTTCAAGTCCATGCGGACAACACACCCCGCACCTGGCACACGTTGGCAAATGTCCTCGTAGACATTGCTCCAGGCGGCGACAAGGCAACTTCCGCAAGCTACTACACGGTGCATCAACAGACAGATGGCTTACGATTGCAGCCGATCTGCACAGGCAAGTACCTTGATGAATTCGAGCGGCATGAAGGCCAGTGGCGCTTTGCCCGGCGCACGCTGACGTTGCATCTGGTGGGTGACCTGAGCCATCACGTCAAAGGGTCAAACGAGGAAGTCGTTTCGCGGAGGGCAACCGCATGA
- a CDS encoding SDR family oxidoreductase produces MTSKKQALVTGANKGIGLAIAKGLAEAGMSVWMGARDTARGARSVARLQDEGLDVRLLEMDVADDASVQRASQILAAEIDALDVLINNAGIILDAARLPSQAVMADMKAVFEVNVFGPVRVTQAVLPLLKASGDARVVMMSSGLGSLTLINDPTSIYSSVNMIGYTASKVALNAVAVCFARELEALGIKVNAVEPGHVRTDLNANTGFLTPAEGAATAIKMALIGADGPTGGFFGSHGRQPW; encoded by the coding sequence ATGACGTCAAAAAAACAGGCGCTTGTCACCGGCGCCAACAAGGGCATCGGTCTTGCCATCGCCAAGGGGCTCGCCGAAGCGGGCATGTCCGTATGGATGGGCGCACGAGACACGGCACGAGGTGCTCGGTCGGTCGCACGCTTGCAGGACGAAGGGCTCGACGTCAGATTGCTGGAGATGGACGTCGCGGACGACGCGAGCGTGCAGCGAGCCAGCCAGATCCTTGCCGCGGAGATCGATGCACTGGATGTTCTGATCAACAACGCCGGCATCATCCTGGACGCGGCACGGCTCCCGAGCCAGGCGGTGATGGCCGACATGAAGGCGGTCTTCGAGGTGAATGTATTCGGCCCTGTCCGGGTCACTCAAGCAGTGTTGCCGCTCCTCAAGGCGTCGGGCGACGCCCGCGTGGTGATGATGAGCAGCGGGCTGGGATCGTTGACCTTGATCAACGATCCAACGTCGATTTATTCGAGTGTGAATATGATCGGCTACACCGCTTCGAAAGTCGCCTTGAACGCCGTGGCGGTGTGCTTTGCAAGAGAACTGGAAGCGCTTGGCATCAAGGTCAACGCAGTCGAACCAGGGCATGTCCGAACCGACCTCAACGCGAACACCGGGTTCTTGACGCCTGCCGAAGGCGCGGCAACCGCCATAAAAATGGCGCTGATTGGGGCAGATGGGCCAACTGGCGGCTTTTTTGGCAGTCACGGCCGCCAGCCCTGGTGA
- a CDS encoding saccharopine dehydrogenase family protein: MSRLLIYGATGYVGRMAAEHAQSLGLDFIIAGRNPHTLSLLSGQLDTPYRVFAPDSVQPGSLEGVGVVLNMAGPFARTGEPLMLACMAAGLDYLDITAEINVYRLAEELDHTARHAGAMLLPGVGWDVVPTDCLAVHVARRVKNPRSLRMALQVAGSMSRGSASSVSEILGAGLLKRMDGRLVSKSNAGMRYFDFGAGAVPCAPLSFGDLVTAWHSTGIPDIEMFVHVTGDAFPTGDLSNLPDGPTAVERESHPARAVAEITGADGTVARSVIETVNGYTFTPLSAVNAAQRVLAGQRHPGFETPARVFGADFAATIAGARIIDH; this comes from the coding sequence ATGAGCCGCCTTCTGATTTATGGCGCAACCGGCTATGTGGGCCGGATGGCGGCAGAGCACGCCCAATCGCTGGGGCTGGACTTCATCATTGCGGGCCGCAATCCGCACACGCTGTCGCTGCTGAGCGGGCAGCTCGATACGCCATACCGCGTCTTCGCGCCAGACAGTGTTCAACCAGGATCCCTGGAGGGCGTCGGCGTTGTGCTGAACATGGCTGGGCCATTCGCCAGGACGGGCGAACCATTGATGCTGGCGTGCATGGCCGCTGGCCTCGACTACCTGGACATCACCGCCGAAATCAACGTGTACAGGCTCGCGGAGGAACTCGATCACACCGCCAGGCATGCCGGGGCGATGTTGCTGCCAGGCGTGGGCTGGGATGTCGTTCCGACAGACTGCCTGGCCGTGCACGTGGCTCGACGCGTGAAAAACCCCCGATCACTTCGCATGGCATTGCAGGTCGCCGGCTCCATGTCCCGAGGATCGGCATCGAGTGTCAGCGAGATCCTTGGAGCGGGCCTGCTGAAGCGTATGGATGGACGACTCGTTTCCAAATCCAATGCTGGCATGCGGTACTTCGATTTCGGCGCCGGGGCTGTCCCCTGCGCGCCGCTGTCTTTCGGTGATTTGGTCACGGCCTGGCACTCAACGGGCATTCCCGATATCGAAATGTTCGTTCACGTCACAGGCGACGCCTTTCCCACCGGGGATCTGTCAAACCTTCCCGACGGCCCGACCGCAGTTGAGCGCGAGAGCCATCCCGCTCGCGCCGTGGCAGAAATAACTGGGGCGGATGGCACGGTGGCTCGGTCCGTAATCGAGACCGTCAACGGCTACACCTTTACGCCGCTGTCGGCCGTCAATGCGGCGCAAAGGGTGCTGGCGGGGCAACGGCATCCCGGGTTCGAAACGCCTGCTCGGGTATTCGGTGCGGACTTTGCTGCGACCATTGCAGGCGCCAGGATCATCGATCACTGA
- a CDS encoding VOC family protein — protein sequence MLDHLFISVSDVARSIDFYEATLPCLGITARLDYDGKQGPPGHPDLKGFGAGGRVFFWLRKGVVDSRSVHIGFVAHNKEEVDTAFAAAMSHGATDNGVPGPRLHYDPDYYAANVLDPDGYSLEFVYKNWQHAQ from the coding sequence ATGCTGGACCATCTCTTCATCTCTGTCAGCGATGTTGCACGTTCCATCGATTTCTACGAGGCGACACTGCCTTGCCTGGGTATCACGGCAAGGCTGGATTACGACGGTAAGCAAGGACCGCCCGGCCATCCCGACTTGAAGGGGTTTGGCGCGGGCGGAAGAGTTTTCTTCTGGCTGCGCAAAGGCGTCGTGGACAGTCGGTCGGTGCACATCGGTTTTGTTGCCCACAACAAGGAGGAGGTGGACACGGCCTTCGCGGCAGCCATGTCGCACGGTGCCACGGACAACGGGGTACCCGGTCCCAGGCTGCACTATGACCCGGATTACTACGCTGCCAACGTGCTGGACCCCGATGGCTACAGCCTGGAATTCGTCTACAAGAACTGGCAGCACGCGCAATGA
- a CDS encoding SDR family NAD(P)-dependent oxidoreductase, protein MNVIVITGGSRGIGASAALHCARRGMGVILTYNDNLAAAQGIVRRITEEGGKAVAQKLDVGAPATFSVFRDDVAQVLNDVWSQGVISGLVNNAGFGLYNPLSDVTEDQFDRLMNVHLKGPFFLTQALLPLMGDGASIVNLTSATTRVATAGVAPYAAFKGGLEVLTRYMAKEFGVRRIRANAVSPGAIRTELGGGLTSDFEALLASQTALGKVGEPDDVGRVIAMLLADEGQWINAQTIEVAGGYVI, encoded by the coding sequence ATGAATGTCATCGTGATCACCGGCGGAAGCCGAGGCATCGGAGCCAGTGCGGCGTTGCACTGTGCACGCCGCGGAATGGGCGTCATCCTCACCTACAACGACAACCTGGCCGCCGCGCAAGGCATTGTCCGACGCATCACGGAAGAGGGAGGGAAGGCTGTCGCGCAGAAACTGGACGTCGGCGCTCCCGCCACTTTTTCTGTTTTCCGTGACGACGTGGCGCAGGTGCTGAACGACGTCTGGTCGCAAGGCGTCATTAGCGGCTTGGTGAACAACGCGGGGTTCGGGTTGTACAACCCGCTGTCTGATGTCACCGAAGACCAGTTCGACCGACTGATGAATGTGCATCTGAAGGGTCCCTTTTTCCTGACGCAAGCATTGCTCCCATTGATGGGTGACGGCGCAAGCATCGTCAACCTGACCAGTGCGACCACCCGTGTCGCCACTGCGGGTGTGGCGCCGTATGCAGCGTTCAAAGGCGGCCTCGAAGTGCTGACCCGATACATGGCCAAAGAGTTTGGAGTGCGCCGCATCCGCGCCAATGCCGTTTCCCCAGGTGCGATCCGCACCGAACTGGGCGGCGGACTGACCAGCGATTTCGAAGCGCTGCTTGCATCGCAGACGGCGCTTGGCAAGGTCGGTGAGCCGGACGACGTCGGCCGGGTCATCGCCATGCTGCTTGCCGACGAAGGTCAATGGATCAATGCCCAGACGATCGAGGTCGCGGGCGGTTATGTCATCTGA
- a CDS encoding AraC family transcriptional regulator: MNDTLHELRRLASRASNGRTPTGIPRVAMVQGAIPEHDLAAVYDPMINLILQGSKSMTVGNQTLHYDPATYFVMSVDLPAVGHVRASAEGDPYLAVALTLTPEVIAPLIAELPDLQHSGGADRPGFCVAALTPELIDAWARLLRLMDHPTDIAALAPLYEREIIYRVLRGPHGHMLRDIATPDSAMARVSVAIQWIRREFAQPIRIDALADRAAMSVSAFHRHFKTVTALSPLQYQKRIRLLHARTLIVTRKRSVTAAAFEVGYESATQFSREYARIFGMPPRQDAARIKAGSSTPTLDS, from the coding sequence ATGAACGACACGCTGCATGAACTCAGACGCCTTGCCAGCCGTGCAAGCAACGGCCGCACGCCCACGGGCATACCACGCGTCGCGATGGTCCAAGGCGCAATTCCTGAACATGACCTGGCCGCGGTGTATGACCCGATGATCAATCTGATCCTGCAAGGCAGCAAGTCGATGACGGTCGGCAATCAGACGCTGCACTACGATCCCGCAACCTACTTCGTGATGTCGGTCGATCTGCCGGCAGTCGGCCACGTACGGGCATCCGCTGAAGGGGACCCGTATCTTGCGGTCGCCTTGACGTTGACACCTGAAGTGATCGCGCCCCTGATCGCGGAGTTGCCTGACCTGCAGCACTCCGGCGGCGCAGACCGCCCTGGCTTCTGCGTGGCAGCACTGACGCCCGAGCTGATCGATGCATGGGCGCGGTTGCTGCGGCTGATGGATCACCCGACAGACATAGCCGCCTTGGCGCCCTTGTACGAACGCGAAATCATCTATCGCGTCCTGCGTGGACCGCATGGCCACATGCTGCGTGACATCGCCACCCCGGATAGCGCCATGGCGCGCGTAAGCGTGGCGATCCAGTGGATACGGCGCGAGTTCGCGCAGCCGATACGCATTGACGCGCTGGCGGACCGCGCCGCAATGAGCGTGTCCGCGTTCCATCGGCATTTCAAGACCGTGACCGCGCTCAGTCCCCTGCAATACCAGAAGCGTATCCGCCTGCTGCATGCGCGAACGTTGATCGTGACGCGCAAGCGGAGCGTGACAGCGGCAGCGTTTGAGGTGGGCTACGAAAGCGCGACGCAATTCAGCCGCGAGTACGCCCGGATCTTCGGAATGCCGCCGCGACAGGATGCAGCCAGAATCAAGGCAGGATCGTCAACGCCAACGCTGGATTCGTGA
- a CDS encoding winged helix-turn-helix transcriptional regulator, whose product MPRAPAVKDTTDVVETCPVARAVDLVGDRWSLLIVRDAFDGTRRFGDFQRGLGMARNILADRLRKLTDAGILDLQAASDGTAYQEYVLTPKGESLFPLVVALRQWGERHLFAQGERHSTLVDTRTGKAIPYMAPQSNDHTVLTPARTRVKKVG is encoded by the coding sequence ATGCCGCGTGCACCTGCAGTCAAAGACACTACCGATGTCGTCGAGACCTGCCCGGTCGCCCGCGCGGTCGATCTGGTCGGTGACCGATGGTCGCTGCTGATCGTGCGCGACGCGTTCGATGGCACGCGCCGTTTCGGCGATTTCCAGCGCGGCCTGGGCATGGCGCGCAACATCCTGGCGGACCGGCTGCGCAAGCTGACCGACGCCGGCATCCTGGATCTGCAGGCCGCTTCCGATGGCACGGCCTACCAGGAATACGTGCTGACCCCGAAAGGCGAAAGCCTGTTTCCCCTGGTCGTGGCCTTGCGCCAATGGGGAGAGCGCCATTTGTTCGCGCAGGGCGAGCGACACTCGACCCTGGTCGATACGCGGACCGGCAAAGCCATCCCTTACATGGCGCCGCAGTCGAATGACCACACGGTGTTGACGCCGGCAAGAACGCGGGTCAAGAAGGTGGGGTGA
- a CDS encoding MFS transporter, translating to MPGGMVALFATASGMSVANVYYAQPLLDAIASDFAVGLGAIGGVITATQVGCALALVLLVPLGDRVDRRRLMVAQLLALVAALLLVALAPSTPALLAGMLAVGLLGTAMTQGLIAYAASAAPPGQQGRIVGAAQGGVFVGLLLARVVAGGISDVAGWRGVYVAAAVTMAALALLLWRRLPVLDPTGAARQSLAYPQLVASLCTLLRHDRVLQRRGMLALLMFAAFNIFWSALALQLSAPPFSMSHLAIGGFGLVGAMGAVAATRAGRWADAGRDQPATGLALALLFVAWWPLSQMESSLWALVAGIVLLDVGGQALHVTNQSLIFRDRTGDHSRLVGSYMLFYSVGSGVGALASTVTFAHAGWQGVCLLGAGVSAAAGLLWLRTSP from the coding sequence ATGCCAGGCGGCATGGTCGCCCTGTTTGCCACCGCCAGCGGCATGAGCGTGGCCAACGTCTATTACGCTCAACCTTTGCTGGACGCCATTGCTTCGGACTTCGCCGTGGGACTTGGCGCGATTGGCGGCGTCATTACCGCGACGCAGGTCGGATGCGCACTGGCGCTGGTCCTGCTGGTGCCCTTGGGCGATCGGGTTGATCGGCGGCGCTTGATGGTGGCGCAGTTGCTGGCGCTGGTCGCCGCCTTGTTGCTCGTCGCCCTGGCGCCGTCGACCCCTGCCCTTCTTGCCGGGATGCTGGCAGTGGGCTTGCTGGGCACGGCCATGACACAGGGGCTGATCGCTTATGCCGCCAGCGCGGCGCCGCCCGGTCAACAGGGACGTATCGTCGGCGCGGCGCAAGGCGGTGTGTTCGTGGGACTGCTGCTGGCCCGCGTGGTGGCGGGGGGCATCAGCGATGTCGCGGGTTGGCGGGGGGTGTATGTGGCTGCGGCCGTGACGATGGCGGCGCTGGCGCTGCTCTTGTGGCGCCGCTTGCCGGTGCTCGATCCGACGGGCGCGGCGCGGCAGTCCTTGGCCTACCCGCAGCTGGTCGCGTCGCTGTGCACGCTGTTGCGCCATGACCGCGTGCTGCAACGTCGCGGCATGCTGGCGCTGCTGATGTTCGCGGCCTTCAATATCTTCTGGAGCGCACTGGCGCTGCAGCTGAGCGCGCCGCCATTTTCGATGTCGCACCTCGCCATCGGCGGATTTGGTCTGGTTGGCGCGATGGGTGCGGTGGCAGCCACGCGTGCGGGCCGGTGGGCTGATGCCGGACGGGATCAGCCGGCAACCGGGCTGGCGCTGGCCCTGCTGTTTGTCGCATGGTGGCCGCTGTCGCAGATGGAATCCTCGCTGTGGGCATTGGTCGCCGGCATCGTTCTGCTGGACGTGGGCGGGCAGGCATTGCACGTGACCAACCAGAGCCTGATTTTCCGCGACCGTACGGGCGATCACAGCCGTCTGGTTGGCAGCTACATGCTCTTCTATTCGGTCGGTAGCGGCGTGGGGGCGCTGGCATCCACGGTCACGTTCGCGCACGCCGGTTGGCAGGGGGTGTGTCTGCTTGGTGCCGGCGTCAGCGCCGCCGCGGGCTTGCTCTGGCTACGAACGTCGCCCTAG
- a CDS encoding 2Fe-2S iron-sulfur cluster-binding protein, with protein sequence MIELDVIDRKGRERSISVPPGGSLMSVLKASGLPIAATCSGAKSCATCHVFVLDGYDQVGQPDEDELDLLLEADSYREGVSRLSCQIQVTAALAGLRVEVAP encoded by the coding sequence ATGATCGAACTTGATGTGATTGACCGCAAGGGACGCGAGCGCTCGATTTCCGTACCGCCGGGCGGCAGCCTGATGAGCGTGCTCAAAGCGTCAGGCCTGCCCATCGCCGCCACCTGCAGCGGCGCCAAGTCCTGCGCCACCTGTCATGTCTTTGTGCTGGATGGATACGACCAGGTCGGCCAGCCCGACGAGGACGAGCTGGACCTGCTGCTTGAAGCCGACAGCTATCGGGAAGGGGTTTCGCGCTTGAGCTGTCAGATCCAGGTGACTGCGGCGCTGGCGGGCTTGCGGGTGGAAGTCGCGCCCTAG
- a CDS encoding NAD(P)/FAD-dependent oxidoreductase, whose protein sequence is MNSSITVIVGAGLAGAEAAFKLRECGYAGRIVLIGQEPWMPYDRPPLSKAYLKGVLATEHIWLHPETRYGDEDIEVRRSTSVRRIQRDARRVVLADGDTLAYDTLILATGGEARRFPASGGELQGVMTLKTLDDADHLAARLESRPTVVVIGGGFIGLEFAATARLAHCDVTVVEDQPHILSRTVSPVIAAYVHGEHVRQGVKILTGTRVERILGDAKVTAVELAGGQRLAADLVLVGIGNVPSDTLAREAGLVISDRGGIFVDDEGRTSDAHIYALGDCASRLYPGLAMPLRLESVQCAYAQARRLAASMTGQPQKSHEVPWFWSDQFDIKLQMAGLPLPGDHTLLRGDPASGKFSVIHHNPSALTAIQCVNAPGDFVSAKKMIAANRSFPTELLTNTDQSMRDIARMA, encoded by the coding sequence ATGAACTCCTCAATCACAGTCATTGTTGGCGCTGGCCTGGCCGGCGCCGAAGCCGCCTTCAAGCTGCGCGAGTGCGGGTACGCCGGGCGCATTGTCCTCATTGGGCAGGAACCCTGGATGCCCTACGACAGGCCGCCCTTGTCGAAGGCGTACCTGAAGGGCGTGCTGGCGACCGAGCATATCTGGCTGCACCCGGAAACGCGGTATGGCGACGAAGACATCGAGGTCCGGCGGTCCACCTCCGTACGCCGGATCCAACGCGACGCACGGCGCGTGGTCCTGGCAGATGGCGACACGCTGGCGTACGACACGCTGATCCTGGCGACCGGCGGCGAAGCCAGACGCTTCCCGGCCTCGGGTGGCGAGCTGCAGGGTGTGATGACGCTGAAGACCCTGGATGATGCCGACCACCTTGCCGCAAGGTTGGAAAGCCGGCCCACCGTCGTGGTGATCGGCGGCGGGTTCATCGGGCTGGAGTTTGCCGCCACGGCACGCCTCGCCCACTGTGACGTGACGGTCGTCGAAGACCAGCCGCACATCCTGTCGCGGACGGTATCGCCCGTCATTGCCGCCTACGTGCATGGCGAGCACGTGCGGCAGGGCGTCAAGATCCTGACCGGGACGCGGGTCGAGCGCATTCTCGGAGACGCCAAGGTCACCGCCGTCGAGCTTGCCGGCGGACAGCGCCTTGCCGCCGACCTGGTGCTCGTGGGCATCGGCAACGTCCCGAGCGATACATTGGCCCGCGAAGCCGGGCTGGTCATCAGTGATCGGGGCGGCATCTTCGTCGACGACGAAGGGCGGACCAGCGACGCGCACATCTACGCCCTGGGGGACTGTGCAAGCCGGCTATACCCCGGATTGGCCATGCCGCTCAGGCTGGAATCCGTACAGTGCGCCTACGCGCAGGCAAGACGGTTGGCCGCGTCCATGACCGGGCAGCCGCAAAAAAGCCACGAGGTGCCCTGGTTCTGGTCCGATCAATTCGACATCAAGCTGCAGATGGCGGGACTGCCGCTGCCCGGGGATCACACCCTGTTGCGGGGAGACCCCGCATCCGGAAAGTTCAGCGTCATCCATCACAACCCCAGTGCGCTGACGGCGATCCAATGCGTCAACGCTCCGGGCGACTTCGTCTCGGCAAAAAAGATGATCGCTGCGAACCGGTCCTTCCCGACCGAGCTGTTGACCAACACCGACCAGTCCATGCGCGACATCGCAAGGATGGCGTGA
- a CDS encoding aromatic-ring-hydroxylating dioxygenase subunit beta, protein MTLTMQEQVERLNYDYADTLNQRRYAEWPDFFAQDRCDYRVVSRENHDAGLPAPLMGCYSHGMIKDRVTMLVKETLTYRKMYLRHAITNVRADQNADGSIAASANFTVMQSDPEGNASIYMVGCYRDRIEPLDGQLRFRSRLVIVDSFSIDTMLAVPL, encoded by the coding sequence ATGACCTTGACGATGCAAGAGCAGGTTGAACGGCTGAACTACGACTATGCCGATACGCTGAACCAGCGCCGCTATGCAGAGTGGCCCGACTTCTTTGCGCAGGACCGTTGCGACTACCGCGTCGTGTCGCGCGAAAATCATGACGCCGGTTTGCCTGCGCCACTGATGGGCTGCTATAGCCACGGCATGATCAAGGACCGGGTGACCATGCTTGTGAAGGAAACCCTGACCTATCGCAAGATGTACTTGCGGCATGCCATCACGAACGTGCGCGCCGATCAAAACGCGGATGGCAGCATCGCGGCAAGCGCGAACTTTACTGTCATGCAGTCCGACCCGGAAGGCAACGCGTCGATCTACATGGTCGGATGTTATCGGGACCGGATCGAGCCCCTGGACGGCCAGCTGCGATTCCGAAGCCGGCTGGTCATCGTCGACTCATTCAGCATCGACACCATGCTGGCCGTGCCCCTGTAG